From the genome of Nicotiana sylvestris chromosome 2, ASM39365v2, whole genome shotgun sequence, one region includes:
- the LOC104231974 gene encoding uncharacterized protein isoform X1, translated as MKFFIGKASTLHSHHHQFLLYIISPQSNYINKYYPNFITKRWLNTGTESTQSEFPGPNAYELLGVSETSSFAEIKDSFRKLAKETHPDLLPLSTPNSSSTSKQFVDILAAYEILSDSEKRAHYDQYLSARKTLVHVHSRQGSKMCMYESYSTSIKEMEVVEWLKWYRQTVNDILAEKRVVSGSGYFDALERDFYSALHLAFYGPEIESDLLPECFEAEERSVYETAEVLHLVFGRDLFGMVCFAKNVPELSHASREKLTSFTPGLGHSIENLPMKMHPETAHTGSDQRQLRSSNYHTSDAYRNLELHVGRRLVAVATRVPPRSRSNGIQNEGFDDCIHVYLNSDEVQRFSKSNFINFGLKSAVPLGMITGLGTSPEEGSCDVYDNNGLKTHVIMKHRTLLVRHMHWYRLGDEVSTCECRCRRARLPPSKFWLFEPRCGMHDIGGWYVETFGRDKKGRNVLSQRYWDGLGANDHFEKRLHPAMYLLALAYRTLDIEDSRRSKQRMKDLVESNISRILSWCKRLVH; from the exons ATGAAATTCTTCATCGGAAAGGCCTCTACTCTTCActctcatcatcatcaatttctgcTTTATATAATTTCACCTCAATCAAATTATATAAACAAATATTATCCCAATTTTATTACAAAGCGGTGGCTCAATACTGGGACCGAGTCGACTCAATCCGAGTTCCCGGGACCCAACGCGTACGAGCTACTAGGTGTATCCGAAACAAGCTCTTTTGCTGAAATCAAAGACTCTTTTCGTAAATTGGCTAAGGAGACTCACCCTGACCTCCTCCCTCTTTCCACGCCCAATTCCTCCTCTACTTCCAAGCAATTCGTTGACATACTTGCTGCTTATGAG ATTCTATCCGATTCTGAGAAGAGAGCGCATTATGACCAGTACCTCTCAGCTCGAAAAACACTTGTTCATGTGCATTCTAGACAAGGTTCAAAAATGTGCATGTATGAATCATATAGCACATCAATCAAGGAGATGGAAGTTGTTGAATGGTTAAAGTGGTATAGACAAACAGTAAATGACATATTGGCTGAAAAAAGGGTAGTATCTGGATCAGGCTATTTTGATGCACTGGAAAGAGATTTCTACTCAGCATTACATTTAGCATTCTACGGCCCTGAAATTGAGTCAGATCTCCTTCCTGAGTGTTTTGAAGCTGAGGAGAGATCAGTATATGAAACAGCTGAGGTTCTGCACCTGGTGTTCGGGCGAGATCTTTTTGGGATGGTCTGTTTCGCCAAAAATGTCCCCGAACTGTCACATGCTTCTAGGGAAAAACTAACATCCTTTACGCCGGGCTTGGGTCATTCCATTGAGAATCTCCCCATGAAAATGCATCCGGAGACAGCTCATACTGGTTCTGATCAAAGGCAATTGAGAAGTTCTAATTACCATACATCAGATGCATACAGAAACTTGGAATTGCATGTTGGAAGGAGGCTTGTTGCTGTGGCCACAAGAGTTCCACCTAGGAGTAGATCTAATGGGATACAGAATGAGGGGTTTGATGACTGCATTCATGTTTACCTCAATTCAGATGAAGTCCAAAGATTTTCTAAAAGTAACTTTATAAACTTCGGATTGAAATCTGCCGTTCCACTGGGAATGATAACAGGGTTGGGGACCAGTCCTGAAGAAGGTTCTTGCGATGTTTATGACAACAATGGCCTAAAAACCCATGTGATTATGAAGCATCGAACATTACTG GTAAGGCACATGCACTGGTATCGATTAGGAGATGAAGTATCAACCTGTGAGTGCAGATGCCGCAGAGCTAGGCTACCTCCGAGCAA ATTTTGGCTATTTGAACCTCGATGTGGCATGCATGACATTGGAGGTTGGTATGTGGAGACGTTTGGAAGAGATAAGAAAGGTCGAAATGTACTATCTCAGAGGTATTGGGATGGCTTAGGGGCAAATGATCACTTTGAGAA GAGACTGCATCCAGCAATGTACTTGCTTGCCCTTGCCTACAGGACTCTAGATATTGAAGATTCAAGGAGAAGTAAACAGAGAATGAAGGATCTTGTGGAATCAAACATATCTAGAATTCTCAGCTGGTGCAAGAGACTAGTACACTGA
- the LOC104231974 gene encoding uncharacterized protein isoform X2 — protein MKFFIGKASTLHSHHHQFLLYIISPQSNYINKYYPNFITKRWLNTGTESTQSEFPGPNAYELLGVSETSSFAEIKDSFRKLAKETHPDLLPLSTPNSSSTSKQFVDILAAYEILSDSEKRAHYDQYLSARKTLVHVHSRQGSKMCMYESYSTSIKEMEVVEWLKWYRQTVNDILAEKRVVSGSGYFDALERDFYSALHLAFYGPEIESDLLPECFEAEERSVYETAEVLHLVFGRDLFGMVCFAKNVPELSHASREKLTSFTPGLGHSIENLPMKMHPETAHTGSDQRQLRSSNYHTSDAYRNLELHVGRRLVAVATRVPPRSRSNGIQNEGFDDCIHVYLNSDEVQRFSKSNFINFGLKSAVPLGMITGLGTSPEEGSCDVYDNNGLKTHVIMKHRTLLGFDRRSGLSTSDVLLYLQAFSL, from the exons ATGAAATTCTTCATCGGAAAGGCCTCTACTCTTCActctcatcatcatcaatttctgcTTTATATAATTTCACCTCAATCAAATTATATAAACAAATATTATCCCAATTTTATTACAAAGCGGTGGCTCAATACTGGGACCGAGTCGACTCAATCCGAGTTCCCGGGACCCAACGCGTACGAGCTACTAGGTGTATCCGAAACAAGCTCTTTTGCTGAAATCAAAGACTCTTTTCGTAAATTGGCTAAGGAGACTCACCCTGACCTCCTCCCTCTTTCCACGCCCAATTCCTCCTCTACTTCCAAGCAATTCGTTGACATACTTGCTGCTTATGAG ATTCTATCCGATTCTGAGAAGAGAGCGCATTATGACCAGTACCTCTCAGCTCGAAAAACACTTGTTCATGTGCATTCTAGACAAGGTTCAAAAATGTGCATGTATGAATCATATAGCACATCAATCAAGGAGATGGAAGTTGTTGAATGGTTAAAGTGGTATAGACAAACAGTAAATGACATATTGGCTGAAAAAAGGGTAGTATCTGGATCAGGCTATTTTGATGCACTGGAAAGAGATTTCTACTCAGCATTACATTTAGCATTCTACGGCCCTGAAATTGAGTCAGATCTCCTTCCTGAGTGTTTTGAAGCTGAGGAGAGATCAGTATATGAAACAGCTGAGGTTCTGCACCTGGTGTTCGGGCGAGATCTTTTTGGGATGGTCTGTTTCGCCAAAAATGTCCCCGAACTGTCACATGCTTCTAGGGAAAAACTAACATCCTTTACGCCGGGCTTGGGTCATTCCATTGAGAATCTCCCCATGAAAATGCATCCGGAGACAGCTCATACTGGTTCTGATCAAAGGCAATTGAGAAGTTCTAATTACCATACATCAGATGCATACAGAAACTTGGAATTGCATGTTGGAAGGAGGCTTGTTGCTGTGGCCACAAGAGTTCCACCTAGGAGTAGATCTAATGGGATACAGAATGAGGGGTTTGATGACTGCATTCATGTTTACCTCAATTCAGATGAAGTCCAAAGATTTTCTAAAAGTAACTTTATAAACTTCGGATTGAAATCTGCCGTTCCACTGGGAATGATAACAGGGTTGGGGACCAGTCCTGAAGAAGGTTCTTGCGATGTTTATGACAACAATGGCCTAAAAACCCATGTGATTATGAAGCATCGAACATTACTG GGTTTTGACAGGAGGTCTGGCTTATCTACAAGCGATGTCTTGTTGTACCTGCAAGCATTCTCCCTTTAA